From a region of the Nothobranchius furzeri strain GRZ-AD chromosome 12, NfurGRZ-RIMD1, whole genome shotgun sequence genome:
- the LOC129157255 gene encoding zinc finger protein 227-like encodes MRVHTGQKPFPCELCGTRFSQKTTLNCHMRVHTGQKPFPCELCGTRFSLKSTLNTHMRVHTGQKPFPCDICGMRFSQKTHLNSHIGIHTGQKPFPCELCGTRFSQKPHLNSHMKVHTGEKPFACELCGNRFSEKGSLNTHMRVHTGEKPFACELCGNRFSEKGSLNKHMRVHTGLKPFPCELCGKKFSLKSTLNSHMKVHTGEKPFACELCGNRFSEKGSLNIHMRVHTGQKPFPCELCVKRFSQKTNLNIHMRVHTGEKPFACEVCGNRFSEKGSLNKHMRVHTGQKPFACELCVKRFSKKTTLNSHMRVHTGEKPFACEVCGNRFSEKGSLNKHMRVHTGEKPFPCELCGTRFSQKTHLNSHMRVHTGEKPFACELCGNRFSEKGNLNIHMRVHTGEKPFACEVCGNRFSEKGTLNNHMRVHTGEKPFPCEICGKKFSLKSTLNSHMRVHTGFSPVSSVEKIYPKDQFKRSQKSP; translated from the coding sequence atgagagtccacacaggacagaagccctttccttgtgagctctgtggaacgagatttagccaaaagacaactttaaactgtcacatgagagtccacacaggacagaagccctttccttgtgagctctgtggaacgagatttagcttaaagtcaactttaaacacacacatgagagtccacacaggacagaagccctttccttgtgatatCTGTGGaatgagatttagccaaaagacacatttaaacagtcacattggaatccacacaggacagaagccctttccttgtgagctctgtggaacgagatttagccaaaagccacatttaaacagtcacatgaaagtccacactggagagaagccttttgcttgtgagctctgtggtaatagatttagtgaaaagggaagtttaaacacacacatgagagtccacactggagagaagcctttcgcctgtgagctctgtggtaatagatttagtgaaaagggaagtttaaacaaacacatgagagtccacactggactgaagccctttccttgtgagctctgtggaaagaaatttagcttaaagtcaactttaaacagtcacatgaaagtccacactggagagaagccttttgcctgtgagctctgtggtaatagatttagtgaaaagggaagtttaaacatacacatgagagtccacactggacagaagccctttccttgtgagctctgtgtaaaaagatttagccaaaagacaaatttaaacattcacatgagagtccacactggagagaagcctttcgctTGTGAggtctgtggtaatagatttagtgaaaagggaagtttaaacaaacacatgagagtccacactggacagaagcctttcgcctgtgagctctgtgtaaaaagatttagcaaAAAGaccactttaaacagtcacatgagagtccacactggagagaagcctttcgctTGTGAggtctgtggtaatagatttagtgaaaagggaagtttaaacaaacacatgagagtccacactggagagaagccctttccttgtgagctctgtggaacgagatttagccaaaagacacatttaaacagtcacatgagagtccacactggagagaagccttttgcttgtgagctctgtggtaatagatttagtgaaaagggaaatttaaacatacacatgagagtccacactggagagaagccttttgcctgtgaggtctgtggtaatagatttagtgaaaagggaacttTAAACaaccacatgagagtccacactggagagaagccctttccttgtgagatttgtggaaagaaatttagcttaaagtcaactttaaacagtcacatgagagtccacactggcttttcgcctgtgagttcggtggaaaagatttacccaaaagatcagtttaaacggtcacaaaagagtccataa